From one Pararge aegeria chromosome 21, ilParAegt1.1, whole genome shotgun sequence genomic stretch:
- the LOC120633029 gene encoding mitotic spindle assembly checkpoint protein MAD1 — protein MAKEGDMSLFNDVLEPFRRVINTDPPKDKLSVSAKLNFSDSNQTIKEGTPMLFLGKRKSSLGLSESGTPEKRFRTDSSSTSAASPWEAKRMKIDLIAAKAQITKLEARVNHQHTIRKEMQILFEEEKSSLVDQHKRDERALSDMEERLQLIRRREQELKDEYNAAIKEHKDSKIKWEKDRNELQKQIAELKDELLEADVSSKDQLSEMKKDIDELLQALEGAQHEVEMLKKEVAKQTSKAEQCITLRSQVDKQTFELQSVTNKLKEIEYERDSYKDWQQQAKTAQKRLTNMAELEKEVVRLRATERSLRDIVCNKLVLEEQVHLLTVKVESLQPVQQELHEAKVKLASLESSLEDWKNAAQSHGIESARSLSSALDSALNSQLNAVAGCSQAQSQLAQLTEEVATLKFERDKATAKLNDLQIVRKNQESLIHRLQKRLLLVTRERDSYRQQLDSYEKELTVTLSGATGAGSSALLSARVEQLEKALQGYRDVLANQDHESQAKALDSARAESSKYREEAEAAKREVSKLRAQRDQLQAHLEKLAAPTKVLHLADNPAAAAQKQMEVDLESAQEEIKKLKAALREGGNRACPEEMQQLRTKLEHSRIKLQRMKEEFTSSAQEYRDVCYMLLGYKIDRTGHKNYRISNMYAESSDEYLTFTLCDEGIEMVHTDYSASLGELVELHLHHHHSIPVFLSALTMELFTRTTMQQEVQEC, from the exons ATGGCTAAAGAAGGCGATATGTCATTGTTCAACGACGTATTGGAGCCGTTCAGGCGGGTTATAAACACTGACCCACCGAAGGATAAGTTGTCGGTGTCTGCAAAGTTAAATTTTTCTGATAGTAATCAAACGATAAAAGAAG GTACACCTATGTTATTCCTTGGAAAACGAAAGTCTAGTTTAGGCTTGAGTGAATCAGGAACTCCCGAGAAGCGATTTCGGACCGATTCGAGTTCGACCTCCGCTGCTTCTCCATGGGAAGCTAAAAGGATGAAGATTGATTTAATTGCTGCAAAGGCTCAG ATAACAAAGCTAGAGGCTCGTGTAAATCATCAGCACACAATTCGTAAGGAAATGCAGATTCTATTTGAAGAAGAAAAGTCATCTCTGGTAGACCAGCATAAGCGGGATGAGAGGGCCTTGTCAGATATGGAAGAAAGATTGCAATTGATAAGAAGAAGGGAGCAAGAACTAAAGGATGAATATAATGCG gcCATCAAGGAACACAAGGATAGTAAAATTAAATGGGAAAAGGACAGAAATGAGCTGCAAAAGCAAATAGCGGAACTCAAAGATGAATTGTTGGAAGCAGATGTCAGCAGCAAAGATCAGTTGTCTGAAATGAAAAAGGACATAGATGAGTTATTACAG GCATTAGAAGGTGCCCAGCATGAAGTAGAAATGCTCAAGAAGGAGGTAGCGAAGCAGACATCTAAAGCTGAACAATGCATCACACTGCGGTCTCAAGTGGATAAACAGACCTTTGAATTGCAGTCAGTCACTAATAAGTTGAAGGAGATAGAATATGAAAGAGATTCATATAAAGATTGGCAGCAACAAGCTAAG ACAGCCCAAAAACGGCTCACCAATATGGCGGAATTAGAAAAGGAAGTTGTTCGATTGAGGGCCACAGAAAGGTCGCTACGTGACATTGTTTGTAACAAGCTGGTGTTAGAAGAGCAGGTGCATTTACTTACAGTGAAAGTTGAGTCTCTACAACCAGTGCAGCAAGAGTTACATGAGGCTAAA GTAAAGTTAGCATCCCTGGAATCATCGCTAGAAGATTGGAAGAATGCAGCACAGTCCCATGGCATCGAGTCTGCCCGAAGTTTGTCTTCAGCCCTGGATTCTGCTCTCAACAGTCAGTTGAACGCTGTTGCGGGTTGCTCTCAAGCACAGTCTCAACTCGCACAACTCACTGAG GAAGTTGCAACTCTGAAATTCGAGCGAGACAAGGCGACTGCCAAGCTTAACGATTTGCAAATTGTGCGCAAGAATCAAGAAAGTCTCATACATCGGCTGCAAAAACGTTTATTACTGGTGACGAGGGAACGAGACAGTTATAG aCAGCAACTGGACAGTTATGAAAAAGAGCTAACGGTTACTCTAAGTGGTGCAACGGGAGCGGGTAGTTCGGCTTTACTGTCCGCGCGAGTCGAGCAATTAGAGAAGGCGTTGCAAGGCTACCGGGATGTGCTGGCTAACCAAGACCACGAATCACAAGCGAAGG CTCTCGATAGTGCCCGAGCGGAGTCCAGTAAATACCGCGAAGAAGCCGAAGCCGCTAAGCGTGAGGTGTCAAAGCTGCGGGCGCAAAGAGACCAGCTGCAAGCCCATTTGGAGAAACTCGCAGCACCTACTAAG GTACTACATTTAGCGGACAATCCTGCGGCCGCAGCACAAAAGCAAATGGAAGTAGATCTGGAGTCAGCTCAAGAAGAA atCAAAAAGCTAAAAGCTGCTCTACGGGAAGGTGGAAATAGAGCGTGTCCAGAAGAAATGCAACAGTTGCGTACTAAACTAGAGCATAGTAGGATTAAACTACAGag gATGAAAGAAGAATTCACATCTTCGGCGCAAGAGTACAGGGATGTGTGTTATATGCTTCTAGGTTACAAAATAGATAGGACTGGTCATAAAAACTACAG GATATCAAACATGTACGCGGAATCGTCTGACGAATACCTAACATTCACTCTATGCGATGAAGGCATAGAAATGGTCCACACAGACTACTCCGCATCCTTGGGGGAGTTAGTGGAACTGCACCTACATCATCACCATTCCATACCAGTATTCCTTAGTGCACTTACCATGGAACTGTTTACTAGAACAACAATGCAGCAAGAGGTTCAGGAGTGTTAG
- the LOC120633323 gene encoding probable protein arginine N-methyltransferase 6.1, giving the protein MEMNVTQGDYFTSYEDLEIHRLMLEDEPRTDTYRRAILGNKNYFKDKVVMDVGCGTGILSIFCAQAGAKKVYAIEASNLVKLAKEIVKENNFEDIIEVIHSKVEDATLPGDLKVDAIVSEWMGFYLLHEGMLDSVLVARDKFLKEGGEMFPESAVIYVAPCSVPQLYNKWTNFYGVSLSTFAKQLRASKSSKPEIMQISQENLLGAEIAMAWINLREDTVNDLNCYSIQHVVGASKTGQYQGLCVWFECNFPELSSGSRVVLSTGPEAKLTHWKQTVILLPEEQNVDEQEPIAFLLDMNRDKNSSRRYNLELTLLDPQEVEHPVPCTCDMTKCILIKVVMSQHTEHAMQQNGIIEDDPLDDDE; this is encoded by the exons atggaaatgAATGTTACGCAAGGTGATTACTTTACAAGTTACGAAGATTTAGAG attcATAGGCTAATGTTGGAGGATGAACCTAGAACCGATACTTATCGACGAGCTATATTgggtaataaaaattacttcaaAGACAAAGTGGTAATGGATGTTGGATGTGGCACTGGTATTCTATCAATATTTTGTGCTCAGGCTGGTGCTAAAAAAGTATATGCTATCGAAGCCAGTAATTTAGTGAAATTGGCTAAGGAAATTGTAAAGGAAAATAACTTTGAAGATATTATAGag GTTATTCATAGCAAAGTAGAGGATGCAACTTTGCCTGGTGACTTGAAGGTTGATGCTATAGTATCTGAATGGATGGGATTTTACCTACTTCATGAGGGAATGTTAGATTCTGTACTTGTGGCAAGAGACAAATTTCTTAAGGAAGGCGGTGAAATGTTTCCAGAGAGTGCTGTAATTTATGTTGCACCATGTAG tgTTCCACAGCTTTACAACAAATGGACAAATTTCTATGGTGTATCATTATCAACATTTGCAAAACAGCTAAGAGCTAGCAAAAGTAGTAAACCTGAAATAATGCAAATATCACAAGAAAATCTACTTGGTGCTGAGATTGCAATGGCATGGATCAATTTGAGAGAGGATACAGTCAATGATTTAAACTGTTACAGTATTCAACATGTAGTAG GTGCCAGTAAAACAGGCCAATATCAAGGACTATGTGTATGGTTTGAGTGCAATTTCCCAGAGCTATCAAGTGGAAGTCGAGTAGTTCTCAGCACAGGACCAGAAGCTAAGTTAACACATTGGAAACAAACAGTTATATTGTTACCTGAAGAGCAAAATGTGGATGAGCAAGAACCTATTGCCTTTCTGCTAGATATGAATAGAGACAAAAATAGTTCTCGAAG ATATAATTTGGAATTGACTCTACTGGATCCACAGGAAGTGGAACACCCGGTGCCCTGTACATGTGACATGACCAAGTGTATCCTAATCAAGGTTGTGATGTCCCAACACACTGAGCATGCTATGCAGCAAAATGGCATAATAGAAGACGACCcgcttgatgatgatgaataa